CAAGTCATAGACAAAGAATATATAGTCAATGTGAGAAAGCAAAACATTTCTATATTAAGCTAAATGTATCATACAATCTAAACAACTCCAAGCAAATGTGTAAATATTACTGAATTGACAATAATTAGTGATTGACCATCATTAGTGTAGTTAAGACCACTCATGTTTAGCTCTCCAACACAATAAAGTAGCCTATTGATAGATGTAGAGGTGACAGTTTATGCTTTAGATTATTTAGATTTTTTACTTTCAATGGACAAAATTCTGATTGAATCTGTATCATTGTTCCAGGGTGAGAAAAGTGGGTGGACATCATCCTCATAACTTGGTCCCTTGGTGAATGAGTAGATGAGTGAGCTGTCTTCTGCATTGTAGAAAGTCACCTTCTTTTCATTATAATCTAGATAGATACCCACTCGGTGTAGAATTATTTCTTTAAGGACATCATCATCATCCATGAATGCTGTAAAGTCTTTGCCATCGGAGATCCCGATTACCCAGAAGCCATTGGCTGGGCTGAGAACCAACTGTCCTTTCCTGTTAGCTGTTGCACTGGTAACACCAAGTACCCAGTCCTTTTTCTCCTTTACAGACACCTCCCAGTAGGCCCGCATAGCACGGCCCATACTGCCCAACACATATGGGGCTTCATCAAAATGCTTGTCAATGTCATTCTTGTCAATCTCTGTCAGTGATTCTTGTTTTTGGTTCACCCACTCCACAACTTTCCCATTGTGTGATATCTTCAGCTGCGAGTGAGCTGTTTTTCCATCTAGAACAACATCCACTGATAATAACAAAAAAAGAGTCAACCAATTATGTCATAGTTGGTAAGATTTAAGCTACACATATTAGCTAGCCACTGATTTGTGGTTCATAAGTGTGTATATAAGTAGCTAATAAGGCCCTGAGTATGTCTTACTAGCCATAGAGTAGGCCTTAATCCAGTGTTTTCTTATTCAAACATTATACGTTGAAggggcagtgcagtcaaaaacttgaTTTCCTGTTTTGTTCAAGATATTTCCGCTATATGAAGTTAAAATAACactctgaaattgtgaaaattatcataatgcccttttagtgtaagagcctGGAAATTCAGCCTGTTCAGGTAGGATAGAGTTTTTGTCCCACAGCATGACATCATAATCTGATCTGATTCTTATTATCATCTTATATTTGCATAATGTATCCTCTTGCTTTGAAGGGGCCAGTGAGGTAGGCGCTGGGTTTAGACGATCCTATCTGCCAATTAACACTGTGTATGTAAACATATTTACATTTGTATCATCATCAGAACTGAGCATTTCATTGGCAAAACGACTGTCACGGAAATAAATGTTATAtataacatatacacacacagataacatatacacacacagttattttcatgaaataaacacatttaCCAGACATTCAGTGATGATttgaaattaaaaataaaaactgcaCTCTTAAAACTTTCACTCTTAAAGAGCAAGTTAGATTAGATACAGATTGCTAGTAAGCTGTCTCAACATGGTACTAATAAGGGCATGGCAGCTTAAAATGTCTTtccacatgctaacctctcatcattaccaataacaggggaggttagcatgtcttggaggtatgatctttgaccctctggAACTTTCTCAAcaacattattcacgattcattcaggattttcCCTATTTATGGTAGCATTCACATTCATGTAGATATGTTTCAATTCATGTTTGATTCTTATTtgtaataaaagtgactccaaaaatacaaaatacataatGTATCATTAATTTCTATTGTGCACAACAAAATTTTGGTTGAAGAGCTGATAATATTCAGTGTAAATAATTTGCAAAAACATAGAAAATCAGAACGGGGGTATACTTTTTCACAGCAGGGTTGTATATTTAGATATAGAAAGAATATGATTAAAGCTGATTACCTTCAAATGAGCGTGCCTCTAGAAAAGAAAAGGAAACAGACAGGTTTAACAAGTTTCAGTCTTATTACGTACTGTGATTTGTTAACCCTATCAATCCCAAGGCCGCAGCAAAAAACGTATTTTTCTTTGTCTGACTTTCATTTTTCTTAATGTCCAACCCTTATATTTAGTCTCACGATTAAGTGTTTTAACATTTTATTTCCAtgacaaccagggctacaagtagtACAAAAAAGAATTTGACATAAACAGTTGCACTCGGAGTAGTATTGACAAATGTCAACATTAAAAAACGGTCAGCCAAAACAACAACCTGATAAAATAAATGTATATGAATGCTTTATGTACAGACATGGTTTGCTCATAAGGAAATGAacatccaactagtcagtgacaactgtgtagagtttggagtttgtgacagaaactatgtgagcttattatggtgttatagacactatgtcctgggatttcctatgatgTTCACTGTAGAACAACTCCTTACCTTCTAACAattcttgtgtagcttgtgagcgtcatagagcaaaacatgttacatgtgcatgttTGTGAGAGACTTAGATTTTCAACCCTGGCCCCAGGCCCCTTCGGGACGTGCCCTTGTCTCATCAACACTGCTCTAGCTCAGCccccgttaatcacacagactaatGGTTGGTATTTACGGATGCGGAAGAAATAAATAATGAGTTTAAAAGGGGTTAGAAGTCCAAAATGCGGCAGTGATATGATGGGACTCATTGGGTTAAGTTAATTTATGTATCGCGAATACAATGGTTAAAACTGATTAGCACATTACCATTATGTGGGAGGTCCAAATTCATATTCGTATCTGGAATAAATACAATACAATTAGAACACATTAAAAAATAATATGAAAAAGTAATACATCTCACAATTCACTCTTATTGTagtactgttatttattttataaacTGTACTTGTAACAGATTCATTTCTGGTTGACTGTTGCTTATCCAAGATGTTCTTAATTGAAGTGTCCTTTGACAAAATAATTTTTTCCTATTGATATCAGCATGGTTAAGTAACCTTCATTTAGCCTCACCGTTCATTGAAACTGCCTTAGGCGTCTtgggatggggagagatatttGTGTCTGTAATGGCAGTATATCCATGTGACCAAActgaaaatatacagtaccagtcaaaagtttgaacacacctactcattcaagggtttttctttatttgtactattttatacattgtagaataatagtgaagatatctaaactatgaaataacacatatggaatcatgtagtaaccaaaaaagtattaaacaaatcaaaagatattgtatatttgaaattcttcaaagtagccaccctttgccctgatgacagctttgcacacttttgccattctctcaaccagcttcacctggaattattttccaCCATTCTTGAACGAGTTCctacatattctgagcacttgttggctactttttcttcactctgcgtcCAACTAatccctaaccatctcaattgggttgaggtcaggtgattgtggaggccaggtcatctgatgcagcactccatcactccccttggtcaaatagtccttacacagcctggaggtgtgttttgggtcattgtcctgttgaaaaacaaatgatagtcccagaaaataaaaaacagatgggatggcaaatcgctgcagaatgctgtggtagccatgctggttaagtg
Above is a genomic segment from Salvelinus fontinalis isolate EN_2023a chromosome 36, ASM2944872v1, whole genome shotgun sequence containing:
- the LOC129835710 gene encoding ret finger protein-like 4A isoform X1 gives rise to the protein MGPLIQQICLVTFLIFFPCSSAQVADGTETERQSTSGSTCVLYGLNSTVWFAGCVTFGSITFLGLGFVVWHKFCRDASQKQLGRFNVVGGEVWSHGYTAITDTNISPHPKTPKAVSMNDTNMNLDLPHNEARSFEVDVVLDGKTAHSQLKISHNGKVVEWVNQKQESLTEIDKNDIDKHFDEAPYVLGSMGRAMRAYWEVSVKEKKDWVLGVTSATANRKGQLVLSPANGFWVIGISDGKDFTAFMDDDDVLKEIILHRVGIYLDYNEKKVTFYNAEDSSLIYSFTKGPSYEDDVHPLFSPWNNDTDSIRILSIESKKSK
- the LOC129835710 gene encoding ret finger protein-like 4A isoform X3; protein product: MNDTNMNLDLPHNEARSFEVDVVLDGKTAHSQLKISHNGKVVEWVNQKQESLTEIDKNDIDKHFDEAPYVLGSMGRAMRAYWEVSVKEKKDWVLGVTSATANRKGQLVLSPANGFWVIGISDGKDFTAFMDDDDVLKEIILHRVGIYLDYNEKKVTFYNAEDSSLIYSFTKGPSYEDDVHPLFSPWNNDTDSIRILSIESKKSK
- the LOC129835710 gene encoding ret finger protein-like 4A isoform X2 is translated as MGPLIQQICLVTFLIFFPCSSAQVADGTETERQSTSGSTCVLYGLNSTVWFAGCVTFGSITFLGLGFVVWHKFCRDASQKQLGRFNVVGGEDTNISPHPKTPKAVSMNDTNMNLDLPHNEARSFEVDVVLDGKTAHSQLKISHNGKVVEWVNQKQESLTEIDKNDIDKHFDEAPYVLGSMGRAMRAYWEVSVKEKKDWVLGVTSATANRKGQLVLSPANGFWVIGISDGKDFTAFMDDDDVLKEIILHRVGIYLDYNEKKVTFYNAEDSSLIYSFTKGPSYEDDVHPLFSPWNNDTDSIRILSIESKKSK